A window from Bdellovibrionota bacterium encodes these proteins:
- the ddlA gene encoding D-alanine--D-alanine ligase, with protein MSRKIRVGVLFGGRSVEHEVSLQSAKNIVDALDRKKYDVVLIGIDKSGRWTLSRSANFLLNESNPKLIKLNKAAENVALIPGNPTEPLMTVKSADPLGRLDVIFPILHGSFGEDGTVQGLLKLANIPFVGASVLGSAVGMDKDVMKRLLRDAGIPIAKFAVYGRSEATSVRYGDVTKKLGSPVFVKPANSGSSVGIRKVKGEKEWKPAIDEALQFDDKVIVEEAIQGREIEVAVLGNEDPKASVPGEIIPRHEFYSYEAKYIDENGARLEIPAKLPEDVKRKVQGLAVQAFKVLCCEGMARVDFFVKENGEVIVNEINTIPGFTKISMYPKLWEASGISYAELIDRLITLALERFQRESKLKTSYE; from the coding sequence ATGTCCCGGAAAATACGCGTGGGTGTGCTCTTCGGCGGCCGTTCGGTGGAGCATGAAGTGTCCCTTCAGTCGGCCAAGAACATCGTCGATGCGCTCGATCGAAAGAAATACGACGTTGTCTTGATCGGCATCGACAAAAGCGGCCGATGGACGCTGAGTCGCTCGGCGAATTTTCTCTTGAATGAAAGCAACCCGAAGCTGATCAAATTGAACAAGGCGGCGGAGAACGTGGCGTTGATCCCAGGCAATCCCACCGAACCCCTGATGACGGTGAAGTCGGCCGATCCGTTGGGACGTCTGGACGTGATTTTCCCGATTCTCCACGGATCCTTTGGTGAGGACGGGACGGTTCAGGGGCTTCTCAAATTGGCGAACATTCCGTTTGTGGGGGCAAGTGTTCTTGGTTCCGCCGTCGGTATGGACAAAGACGTCATGAAGCGGTTGCTCCGAGATGCCGGCATTCCGATCGCAAAATTTGCCGTGTACGGGAGGAGCGAAGCCACGTCCGTTCGATACGGCGACGTGACGAAGAAACTGGGCTCGCCCGTCTTCGTCAAGCCGGCGAATTCCGGTTCGTCCGTGGGGATTCGTAAAGTGAAAGGCGAAAAAGAATGGAAGCCGGCGATCGACGAAGCCCTTCAATTTGACGACAAGGTAATCGTCGAGGAAGCGATCCAGGGGCGGGAAATTGAGGTCGCGGTCTTGGGCAATGAGGATCCAAAGGCCTCCGTTCCCGGGGAGATCATTCCCCGGCATGAGTTTTATTCCTACGAGGCGAAGTACATCGACGAAAATGGGGCCCGGCTCGAAATCCCGGCGAAGCTTCCGGAAGACGTGAAGCGAAAAGTCCAAGGGCTGGCGGTTCAAGCTTTTAAAGTTCTTTGCTGCGAGGGAATGGCGCGCGTCGATTTTTTTGTGAAGGAAAACGGCGAAGTCATTGTGAACGAGATCAACACGATCCCCGGATTTACGAAGATCAGCATGTACCCCAAACTCTGGGAGGCGAGTGGAATATCGTATGCGGAACTTATCGACCGGTTGATCACGCTTGCTTTGGAGCGATTTCAGCGCGAATCCAAACTCAAGACGTCGTACGAGTAG
- a CDS encoding polyprenol monophosphomannose synthase, producing the protein MAQSQRSYMANPGILVVVPTYNEAENILPLVRALLAHPADLHVLVVDDQSPDGTGELVEAEQSRMPAAEKLRLHLLRRPEKQGLGNAYRHAMVWALEQGYSKIVQMDADFSHSPEDLHRLLEASDSSDLVLGSRYIPDGKIVGWSAYRQLLSRCANIYARWVIGLPLHDLTGGFKCYRREALLALDISTLHSGGYTFQLETTTRVVRQGFRVSEVPITYRERVSGKSKISSVRTIVETLALVLRLGLQRTGSTRTTS; encoded by the coding sequence TTGGCTCAATCCCAACGTTCTTACATGGCGAATCCAGGAATTCTTGTCGTCGTACCGACATACAATGAAGCGGAAAATATCTTGCCGCTGGTTCGGGCCCTGTTGGCGCACCCAGCCGACCTCCACGTCCTGGTGGTCGACGATCAATCCCCGGACGGAACGGGAGAACTCGTAGAAGCGGAACAGAGTCGGATGCCCGCCGCCGAAAAACTTCGACTGCATCTTTTGCGGCGACCCGAAAAACAGGGTCTCGGAAACGCGTACCGCCACGCCATGGTTTGGGCCCTCGAACAGGGCTATTCGAAAATCGTTCAGATGGACGCCGATTTTTCCCACTCGCCGGAGGATCTACATCGCCTGTTGGAGGCTTCCGATTCCAGCGACCTCGTCCTCGGTTCGAGATACATTCCAGACGGAAAAATCGTCGGATGGTCCGCGTACCGACAGCTCTTGAGCCGGTGCGCGAACATTTATGCTCGATGGGTCATCGGCCTCCCCCTTCACGACTTAACCGGCGGGTTTAAATGTTACCGGCGAGAGGCCCTTCTCGCTTTGGACATTTCCACACTTCATTCGGGGGGGTACACCTTTCAGCTCGAAACCACGACACGCGTTGTTCGGCAGGGGTTCCGTGTCAGCGAGGTTCCGATTACCTACCGTGAACGGGTTTCCGGAAAGAGCAAAATTTCGTCCGTCCGAACCATCGTAGAAACGTTGGCTCTCGTCCTGCGTCTCGGACTTCAGCGAACGGGGTCTACTCGTACGACGTCTTGA
- a CDS encoding tetratricopeptide repeat protein has protein sequence MSGSLASVLTFESRCKGCHEPVALRPVQTQSDMEVIELIGCDYAGFDLAGSPTEIVEEELPNDSQSTPDLLRDWISQSSDSGGKTRLDVDPLGGEETFFDGLIAQWRVRLRNGEEFTFQYFSEVRKWIQEGKVRAGDQIIPADGRTYRIESYPGTADLFGNPFARTEARFGMQASSRSRPVPRRNFKFLKRLAGAVAVAAAVAGAPSAYHLWQIHQGRALVEQLVENVGPVSSDHLVSALLNAKDLLRQNTPELFPRATHEFLKALAIRPEDPEILAGLAETWIETATLTSDREDLRKAKGIINFAKAIAPESALVARAEARFLWRTGNPKKALELLEQRLSSEAGDPDTHALLAKIALDQNDFVAATLHFDHALQADPTNPAYLESFVELFEKQDKFAKAAEYLKRAEALAMDKSPYTDRLARLYEKVRDFDSAETVRRRAIARRENLETNRLALIQLLAKQKRNQDVINESLTFFSQHPNGDHYPEVRGMYEAALNQVAAAPVGGDSSSKTNSTKSSVRRSHRSSRR, from the coding sequence ATGAGCGGATCGCTTGCATCGGTTCTTACGTTTGAAAGTCGATGCAAAGGCTGTCACGAACCGGTGGCCCTTCGCCCCGTTCAAACCCAAAGCGACATGGAAGTGATCGAACTGATCGGTTGCGACTATGCCGGCTTCGATCTGGCCGGAAGCCCCACCGAGATTGTCGAGGAGGAGCTACCGAACGATTCTCAAAGTACGCCGGATCTCCTGCGCGACTGGATTTCCCAAAGTTCAGACAGCGGGGGGAAAACGCGTCTAGACGTCGACCCGCTCGGTGGAGAAGAAACTTTCTTCGATGGCCTTATCGCACAGTGGCGGGTTCGCCTCCGCAACGGAGAGGAATTCACGTTCCAATATTTCTCGGAGGTTCGTAAATGGATTCAAGAGGGAAAAGTTCGAGCCGGAGATCAGATCATCCCGGCCGACGGCCGCACGTATCGGATCGAATCTTATCCCGGCACCGCGGATCTCTTCGGAAATCCGTTCGCCCGGACGGAGGCTCGGTTCGGTATGCAAGCGTCGTCGCGATCTCGGCCGGTGCCCCGCCGCAATTTCAAGTTCCTCAAGCGTCTGGCCGGAGCGGTGGCCGTCGCCGCAGCCGTTGCGGGGGCTCCTTCGGCGTACCACCTCTGGCAAATCCACCAGGGTCGCGCGTTGGTCGAACAACTGGTCGAAAACGTGGGTCCCGTCTCTTCGGATCATCTCGTCTCCGCTTTATTGAACGCCAAAGACCTCCTTCGACAAAACACGCCGGAATTGTTTCCGCGCGCCACCCACGAGTTTCTCAAGGCTCTCGCCATTCGCCCCGAGGACCCCGAGATTCTTGCCGGCCTGGCCGAAACCTGGATCGAGACCGCTACTCTCACTTCGGATCGAGAGGACTTACGGAAGGCCAAAGGCATCATTAATTTTGCCAAAGCCATTGCGCCCGAGAGTGCGTTGGTTGCGCGAGCCGAAGCTCGCTTCCTCTGGAGAACGGGAAATCCCAAAAAAGCTCTCGAATTGCTCGAGCAGCGCCTCTCCTCCGAAGCGGGCGACCCGGATACCCACGCGTTGTTGGCGAAGATCGCGCTGGATCAAAATGATTTCGTGGCGGCGACTCTTCACTTCGACCACGCGTTGCAAGCCGACCCGACCAACCCCGCGTATTTGGAATCTTTCGTTGAACTTTTTGAGAAGCAGGACAAATTCGCGAAGGCCGCCGAATACTTAAAGCGGGCGGAAGCCCTGGCGATGGATAAATCGCCCTATACGGACCGTCTGGCAAGACTTTATGAAAAGGTCCGGGACTTCGACTCCGCTGAAACCGTTCGCCGTCGCGCCATCGCCCGCCGGGAAAATCTGGAAACCAATCGCTTGGCCCTCATTCAGCTCTTGGCGAAACAAAAACGGAACCAGGACGTCATCAACGAATCTCTGACCTTCTTCTCTCAACACCCGAACGGAGACCATTATCCGGAGGTGCGTGGGATGTACGAGGCCGCACTCAATCAAGTCGCGGCGGCGCCGGTCGGCGGCGACTCCTCGTCGAAAACCAACAGCACCAAGAGCAGCGTCCGGCGTTCGCATCGATCTTCTCGCCGGTAG